From a region of the Neobacillus niacini genome:
- the pdxS gene encoding pyridoxal 5'-phosphate synthase lyase subunit PdxS: MKTGTDRVKRGMAEMQKGGVIMDVVNAEQARIAEEAGAVAVMALERVPSDIRAAGGVARMADPRIIEEVLNAVSIPVMAKARIGHIVEARVLEAMGVDYIDESEVLTPADEEYHLYKSDFTVPFVCGCRDLGEAARRIGEGASMLRTKGEPGTGNIVEAVRHMRKVNGQVRKVVGMNEDELMTEAKLLGAPFELLLEIKRLGRLPVVNFAAGGVATPADAALMMQLGADGVFVGSGIFKSENPAKFARAIVEATTHYQDYKLIAELSKELGAPMKGIEISSLSPENRMQERGW; the protein is encoded by the coding sequence ATGAAAACAGGTACGGATCGAGTTAAACGCGGTATGGCCGAAATGCAAAAGGGCGGCGTCATTATGGACGTTGTTAATGCAGAGCAGGCAAGAATTGCTGAAGAGGCTGGTGCAGTTGCGGTAATGGCTTTGGAGCGTGTACCATCTGATATTCGCGCAGCTGGCGGTGTAGCTCGAATGGCTGACCCAAGAATTATTGAAGAGGTATTGAATGCAGTATCAATCCCTGTAATGGCAAAGGCAAGAATTGGCCATATTGTTGAGGCACGTGTACTTGAAGCAATGGGTGTAGACTATATTGATGAGAGTGAAGTTTTAACCCCAGCGGATGAAGAGTATCACTTATATAAAAGCGATTTTACCGTTCCATTTGTTTGCGGCTGCCGTGACCTTGGTGAGGCCGCCCGCAGGATTGGTGAGGGTGCTTCCATGCTTCGTACAAAAGGGGAACCTGGAACAGGAAATATTGTTGAAGCGGTACGCCATATGCGCAAAGTAAATGGACAAGTTCGTAAAGTAGTCGGAATGAATGAAGATGAGCTAATGACAGAAGCAAAACTATTAGGAGCACCATTTGAGTTACTTCTTGAGATCAAGCGCCTTGGCCGCCTTCCTGTTGTTAACTTTGCTGCTGGCGGTGTTGCAACGCCTGCTGATGCAGCATTAATGATGCAGCTGGGTGCGGATGGAGTATTTGTTGGTTCAGGTATCTTTAAATCGGAAAATCCTGCAAAGTTTGCTAGAGCAATCGTGGAAGCTACCACTCATTACCAAGACTACAAATTAATCGCTGAGCTTTCTAAAGAACTAGGAGCACCGATGAAGGGAATTGAGATTTCATCATTGTCCCCTGAAAACCGTATGCAGGAACGTGGTTGGTAA
- a CDS encoding D-alanyl-D-alanine carboxypeptidase family protein has product MIMFFSLFAGINKAEAETALDVNASGAILVDADTGMILYEKNSDTALGIASMTKMMTEYLLLEAVKEGKVKWNQEYLVSPEISKMSHDDSLSNVYLRVESKYKVEDLYAAMAIESANAATMAIAEIVGGSEAKFVEMMNKKAAELGLEKYKFVNSTGLNNRDILKHLPEVVGDPDEENIMSARDVASLASHLIHDFPEVLKTSSIPEKIFAKGTEDEFVMDNWNWMLEGYEELASDYPNYQQFVYDGLDGLKTGSTPFAGYNFTGTAIRDGQRYISVVMNTSSQSERFRETRKVLDYAFNNFKKEEILPKHYQVKGKKTLPVIKGKEDQVKVYTKEAVNLVVKNGEKDNFKTTLTLDKKKVNGQGELTAPIKKGEKVGTLTLQPKEAGNLGFLTKEGQITVDVIAAEDVDKANWFVLMMRGIGGFFGDLWGGISSTVKGWF; this is encoded by the coding sequence ATGATCATGTTTTTTAGCCTGTTTGCAGGCATAAATAAAGCAGAGGCGGAAACAGCATTAGATGTTAATGCATCTGGTGCTATATTAGTTGATGCAGATACCGGTATGATTCTGTACGAAAAGAATTCTGACACTGCTTTGGGCATTGCGAGTATGACTAAAATGATGACGGAGTACTTACTTCTAGAAGCCGTAAAAGAAGGCAAGGTAAAGTGGAACCAAGAGTATTTAGTATCCCCTGAAATTTCTAAGATGTCACATGATGATAGTTTAAGTAATGTCTATTTACGTGTTGAATCAAAGTATAAGGTAGAGGATCTATATGCAGCAATGGCAATAGAATCTGCGAATGCAGCGACCATGGCAATTGCTGAAATTGTTGGAGGGTCAGAGGCCAAATTTGTTGAAATGATGAATAAAAAGGCAGCAGAACTTGGTCTTGAAAAGTATAAGTTTGTAAATTCTACAGGTCTAAATAACCGCGATATTTTAAAGCATCTTCCTGAAGTAGTGGGTGACCCTGATGAGGAAAATATAATGTCTGCAAGGGATGTTGCCTCCTTAGCGTCTCACTTGATACATGATTTCCCTGAAGTTCTAAAAACATCCAGTATACCTGAAAAGATTTTTGCAAAGGGCACGGAAGATGAATTTGTAATGGACAACTGGAACTGGATGTTAGAAGGATACGAGGAACTTGCAAGTGATTACCCGAACTATCAACAATTTGTTTATGATGGTTTGGATGGTTTAAAAACGGGTTCTACCCCATTTGCAGGATACAATTTTACTGGAACAGCTATTAGAGATGGTCAACGATATATTTCTGTTGTTATGAATACTAGTTCCCAATCCGAACGTTTTAGAGAAACAAGAAAGGTTCTGGATTACGCCTTTAATAATTTTAAAAAAGAAGAAATCCTTCCAAAGCATTATCAAGTTAAAGGGAAGAAAACTTTACCAGTCATCAAAGGTAAAGAAGATCAAGTGAAAGTTTATACGAAAGAAGCCGTTAACTTGGTGGTGAAAAATGGGGAAAAGGATAATTTTAAAACCACTTTGACACTTGATAAAAAGAAGGTTAACGGTCAAGGTGAACTTACTGCACCTATTAAAAAGGGTGAAAAGGTTGGAACATTAACGCTCCAGCCTAAAGAGGCAGGAAATTTAGGATTTTTAACAAAAGAAGGCCAGATAACGGTTGACGTCATTGCGGCTGAAGATGTCGACAAGGCTAATTGGTTCGTCTTAATGATGAGAGGTATTGGCGGGTTCTTTGGAGATCTTTGGGGAGGCATTTCTTCAACGGTTAAAGGTTGGTTTTAA
- the guaB gene encoding IMP dehydrogenase codes for MWESKFSKEGLTFDDVLLIPGKSEVLPRDVSLQVDLSPTVKLNIPIISAGMDTVTEAEMAISMARQGGLGIIHKNMTIEQQAEQVEKVKRSESGVITDPFYLTPEHQVYDAEHLMGKYRISGVPIVNNLDEQKLVGIITNRDLRFIQDYSFKISDVMTKENLVTAPVGTTLKEAEKILQKYKIEKLPLVDNQGVLKGLITIKDIEKVIEFPNSAKDKQGRLLAGAAVGVTKDTMLRVEKLVKANVDVIVVDTAHGHSKGVLDTVKEIRDQYPDLTIIAGNVATAEATKDLIEAGADVVKVGIGPGSICTTRVVAGVGVPQITAVYDCATEARKHGRTIIADGGIKYSGDIVKALAAGGHAVMLGSMLAGVTESPGETEIFQGRRFKVYRGMGSVAAMEKGSKDRYFQEDNKKFVPEGIEGRLPYKGPLAETIYQLIGGLRSGMGYCGTKDLEELRNNAQFIKMTGAGLRESHPHDVQITKEAPNYSLS; via the coding sequence ATGTGGGAGAGTAAATTTTCAAAAGAAGGTTTAACGTTTGATGATGTCTTATTAATTCCTGGTAAATCGGAAGTACTGCCGCGTGATGTAAGTCTTCAAGTGGACTTATCGCCAACGGTAAAGTTAAACATTCCAATCATTAGTGCAGGGATGGATACAGTAACCGAAGCCGAAATGGCAATTTCAATGGCTCGCCAGGGTGGTTTAGGGATTATCCATAAAAACATGACGATTGAACAGCAAGCTGAACAGGTCGAGAAAGTTAAGAGATCAGAGAGCGGGGTAATTACGGATCCGTTTTATCTCACTCCAGAGCATCAGGTGTATGATGCCGAACATCTAATGGGTAAATACCGAATTTCAGGTGTACCAATTGTTAATAATCTTGATGAGCAAAAACTTGTCGGGATTATCACCAATCGTGATTTACGTTTTATTCAAGATTACTCTTTTAAAATCTCTGATGTCATGACTAAAGAAAACCTGGTTACGGCTCCAGTTGGAACCACATTAAAAGAGGCAGAAAAAATCCTTCAAAAATACAAAATTGAAAAACTCCCGCTAGTGGACAATCAAGGAGTATTAAAAGGGCTAATTACCATAAAGGATATCGAGAAAGTAATTGAGTTTCCTAACTCAGCAAAAGATAAGCAGGGTCGTCTGTTAGCTGGAGCTGCAGTCGGGGTTACAAAGGATACAATGCTGCGAGTTGAAAAGCTGGTAAAGGCAAACGTCGATGTTATTGTGGTGGATACTGCTCATGGTCATTCTAAGGGTGTACTTGACACCGTTAAGGAAATAAGAGACCAATATCCTGACTTAACTATTATCGCTGGTAATGTGGCTACTGCCGAGGCAACAAAGGATTTAATTGAAGCGGGCGCAGATGTAGTTAAGGTAGGAATCGGACCTGGTTCAATTTGTACTACCCGTGTAGTAGCAGGGGTAGGTGTGCCGCAGATTACCGCGGTATATGATTGTGCTACAGAGGCTAGGAAGCATGGTAGAACCATTATTGCAGATGGCGGCATTAAATATTCAGGAGATATCGTGAAGGCTCTTGCTGCAGGCGGTCACGCGGTTATGCTAGGTAGCATGCTCGCAGGTGTAACTGAAAGTCCAGGAGAAACTGAAATTTTCCAAGGACGTCGCTTTAAGGTATATCGTGGTATGGGTTCCGTTGCGGCAATGGAAAAGGGCTCAAAAGACCGTTATTTCCAGGAAGATAACAAGAAATTCGTTCCTGAGGGTATTGAAGGGCGCCTGCCTTACAAGGGACCTTTAGCGGAAACCATTTATCAATTAATCGGTGGTTTACGTTCAGGGATGGGCTATTGTGGAACCAAAGACCTAGAAGAATTAAGGAATAATGCACAATTCATTAAGATGACCGGGGCAGGTCTAAGAGAAAGCCATCCTCATGATGTTCAAATTACCAAAGAAGCACCAAATTACTCATTATCTTAA
- a CDS encoding YaaC family protein, whose protein sequence is MTVDYKGWKSYASFFSAEHCQLYLKNHYIKRNIENPEQKSYENCYAFLYYLEHGQIYYLQAENSPLILKPILLFYGLVHLIKACILTVDPAYPETTSVLAHGVSTRKRKKQNYQFFQDEVKFQKNGLFPFMSEKMFHMKQLEGDKITMEELLELIPELDDLFMVHESKSTFTPINNTQHGQLAVPEKVLDHYHMTEERLKDFLSSKSGNQIEFLSEGLSFQYDKRKFSGISPIKFNLESSAYVLPLKKENLFLFPELMVHYLLLYNLSMIARYETEWWSEITKMMPNRDYPFIKTFLEITLKKGPFLVYEYLMS, encoded by the coding sequence TTGACTGTTGACTATAAAGGCTGGAAAAGCTATGCAAGTTTTTTCTCTGCAGAGCATTGCCAGTTATACCTAAAAAACCACTATATAAAGCGAAATATTGAAAACCCTGAACAAAAAAGCTATGAAAACTGTTATGCCTTTTTATATTATCTCGAGCATGGACAAATTTATTATCTACAGGCAGAAAACTCACCGCTAATCCTAAAACCAATTCTGCTCTTTTATGGTCTTGTACATTTAATTAAAGCATGCATTCTAACGGTTGACCCAGCATACCCGGAAACGACTTCCGTCTTAGCACATGGTGTTTCTACACGGAAAAGAAAAAAGCAAAACTATCAATTTTTTCAAGATGAAGTAAAGTTTCAAAAAAATGGACTTTTTCCTTTTATGTCTGAAAAAATGTTCCACATGAAACAATTGGAAGGCGATAAAATTACAATGGAGGAGCTGCTTGAGCTCATTCCCGAATTGGATGATTTGTTTATGGTACATGAGTCGAAAAGCACTTTTACCCCCATAAATAATACTCAGCACGGCCAATTGGCAGTACCAGAAAAAGTACTGGATCATTATCATATGACAGAGGAAAGATTGAAGGATTTTCTTTCATCTAAGTCTGGGAATCAGATTGAATTTTTAAGTGAAGGACTCTCGTTTCAATACGATAAAAGGAAGTTTTCTGGAATATCACCGATTAAATTCAATCTAGAATCCAGCGCTTATGTTCTACCGCTTAAGAAGGAGAATTTATTTCTATTTCCTGAACTGATGGTTCATTATCTCCTGCTTTATAATTTGAGTATGATTGCTAGATATGAAACAGAGTGGTGGAGTGAAATTACAAAAATGATGCCAAACCGAGATTATCCATTTATTAAGACTTTCTTGGAAATTACCTTGAAGAAGGGACCATTTTTGGTTTATGAGTACTTGATGAGTTAA